A window of the Candidatus Zixiibacteriota bacterium genome harbors these coding sequences:
- a CDS encoding response regulator has translation MAKKILIVEDEQDQRTWLETFFADNDYETISAEDGQIGFEKAKSEKPDLITLDISMDNESGIKMFRNVQDTPETSAIPVIMITGVSPEFKKFIEKRKQVHPPAGYFEKPVDRDALLKKVKELIG, from the coding sequence ATGGCAAAGAAAATTCTGATAGTCGAAGATGAACAAGACCAGCGCACCTGGCTGGAGACCTTCTTTGCAGATAATGACTATGAGACGATTTCTGCAGAGGATGGACAAATCGGATTCGAAAAAGCCAAATCCGAAAAACCGGATCTCATCACGCTCGATATCAGCATGGACAATGAATCCGGCATCAAGATGTTTCGAAATGTCCAGGATACACCGGAAACCAGTGCAATTCCAGTCATCATGATCACCGGTGTGTCGCCCGAGTTCAAGAAATTTATCGAGAAGAGAAAGCAGGTTCATCCACCGGCCGGTTATTTTGAGAAACCAGTCGATCGTGATGCTCTTCTCAAGAAGGTCAAAGAACTGATTGGGTGA
- a CDS encoding PAS domain-containing sensor histidine kinase, whose amino-acid sequence MENDYRSYFDSMPCYLTVQNRELNIIDANERFVTDFGAFEGRFCYQIYKQRPEKCEICPVERTFHDGQRHRSEERVYTLDGREVWVVVYTTPIRNEAGEITAVMEMSTDVTEIKLLQKQHKESQEKYRLLFEEVPCFISMQDRDLRIVEANRFHREAFGTSYGGKCYEVYKRRATECQPCIVRHTFEDGQTRTHEEVVTSRDGERMNVIVTTAPVHNADGDIETVIEMSTDITAIRQLQSKLSDVGMIISTISHDLKGLLNGMDGGIYLVDTGLKKEDQKRVSTGWEMVLRNVDRIRSTVLDILYYAKDREPILEEIVAESVVQEVFNVMKAKAKDHNISFDTQVDPSAAVFQADAKALRSMLVNLIDNSIDACRVDKKKDTHTITFKASGLDDEVVFEVTDNGIGMDEETRQKAFTLFFSSKGSGGTGLGLFIANKIVQSHSGKIRLESEPDQGTRFVVTLPREQPKTPVTPEK is encoded by the coding sequence ATGGAGAACGACTACAGAAGCTACTTCGATTCAATGCCGTGCTATCTCACGGTCCAGAACCGGGAACTTAACATCATCGATGCAAATGAACGGTTCGTGACTGATTTTGGAGCATTCGAAGGGCGGTTCTGCTATCAAATCTACAAGCAGCGTCCGGAGAAGTGTGAAATCTGCCCGGTGGAGCGGACTTTCCACGACGGTCAGCGGCATCGAAGCGAGGAACGCGTCTACACACTTGACGGCAGAGAAGTCTGGGTTGTAGTCTACACCACTCCGATTCGAAATGAGGCTGGAGAAATCACAGCAGTCATGGAAATGTCAACGGATGTCACAGAGATCAAGCTTCTGCAGAAACAACACAAAGAGAGTCAGGAGAAATACCGACTGCTATTCGAGGAAGTCCCCTGTTTCATATCCATGCAGGATCGTGACCTTCGCATCGTGGAGGCTAATCGATTCCATAGAGAAGCCTTCGGCACTTCTTACGGCGGGAAGTGCTATGAGGTGTACAAGAGGCGCGCGACAGAATGTCAGCCCTGCATTGTAAGACACACATTCGAAGATGGACAGACTCGCACCCACGAGGAAGTTGTGACATCTCGCGACGGCGAGCGCATGAATGTGATTGTAACGACGGCGCCTGTGCACAATGCTGACGGAGACATCGAGACCGTAATCGAAATGAGCACAGATATAACGGCGATCCGACAGCTCCAATCGAAACTCTCGGATGTCGGAATGATAATCAGTACAATCTCGCATGATCTCAAGGGGCTTCTCAACGGCATGGACGGCGGCATCTACCTGGTAGATACCGGCCTCAAGAAAGAAGACCAGAAGCGGGTTTCGACCGGCTGGGAAATGGTGCTTCGCAACGTCGATAGGATTCGGAGCACAGTGCTCGATATTCTGTACTATGCCAAGGACAGGGAGCCGATCTTAGAAGAAATCGTTGCTGAATCTGTCGTTCAGGAAGTCTTCAATGTAATGAAAGCGAAGGCCAAAGATCACAACATCAGTTTCGATACGCAGGTTGATCCATCGGCAGCTGTATTTCAAGCGGACGCCAAGGCTCTTCGATCTATGCTGGTTAATCTGATCGATAATTCCATCGATGCATGCAGGGTCGACAAGAAGAAGGACACACACACAATCACATTTAAAGCGAGTGGACTTGATGACGAAGTTGTGTTCGAAGTAACAGACAATGGCATCGGCATGGACGAAGAGACCAGACAGAAGGCGTTCACATTGTTCTTTTCATCAAAAGGATCCGGAGGGACAGGACTCGGGCTATTCATTGCGAACAAGATTGTCCAATCACACTCCGGCAAAATAAGGCTGGAATCTGAACCTGACCAAGGGACTCGCTTTGTTGTGACTCTTCCACGCGAACAACCCAAAACTCCAGTCACGCCGGAAAAGTAG
- a CDS encoding response regulator, which translates to MANTTRSHKAQMVIDRLGKKLNRQIVGSLVACVHCGMCTDACHYVLANPGDPTYAPAYKADQIRKFFKRHYDWTGRVLPWWVKAKSLYTDEQLEELKDTVFGKCTNCRRCSINCPMGVDYATFNRMARGLLVSVGVMPEGVAVVSKDQWEIGNQMGVLKEDYLDTLEWLSDEMKEEYGDPNAIIPIDREDVDVVYSINPREAKYDPRTISDAALIFYQAGENWTMPSEGWDMTNFGLFSGDDDLGGAVARRLYEKVEELRGKKLVISECGHGYRSTRCEGQNWGGVDINFEMESSVITMLRYIRDGRIKVDKSKNKTPVTFHDSCNNARSCGLYEEPRELLQLVCEDFREMYPNRSENYCCTGGGGAMSMSEYTPRRLKSAKIKADQLTATGAEIVVTSCHNCVDGLNDLIKHYKLGMPVTQLVNLVANALVIEKKVVEVVPEIPEVAEVGDLAGYKILVTDDEPDFVIFASAILEDNGATVLQAHSGDEAVEIARREMPDLMTLDLSMPGMSGSDVFEVMRNDPELKSIPVCIITGQPELRKLIYDRHVQPPDGYVDKPINEEHLLLSVRRILELAHEKKVSGKKK; encoded by the coding sequence ATGGCAAATACAACAAGATCACATAAAGCTCAGATGGTGATTGACAGGTTAGGCAAAAAACTGAATCGTCAGATAGTCGGGTCACTTGTCGCGTGCGTTCATTGCGGCATGTGCACCGATGCATGCCACTACGTGCTTGCAAATCCGGGGGATCCGACTTATGCTCCAGCATACAAGGCCGACCAGATAAGGAAGTTTTTCAAGAGGCACTACGACTGGACCGGACGGGTGCTGCCCTGGTGGGTGAAAGCCAAGAGCCTCTACACTGACGAGCAACTTGAGGAACTCAAGGACACTGTCTTCGGCAAGTGCACGAACTGCAGACGTTGCTCGATCAATTGCCCGATGGGAGTCGACTACGCTACTTTCAACCGCATGGCGCGTGGCTTGCTGGTCTCTGTCGGTGTGATGCCGGAGGGCGTAGCAGTTGTCAGCAAAGACCAATGGGAGATCGGCAATCAGATGGGTGTTCTCAAGGAAGACTACCTCGACACACTCGAATGGCTCTCAGATGAGATGAAAGAAGAGTACGGCGATCCGAACGCGATCATCCCTATCGACAGAGAAGACGTGGATGTTGTCTACTCAATCAACCCGCGTGAAGCAAAATACGATCCGCGCACGATCTCCGATGCCGCTCTGATTTTCTATCAGGCTGGCGAGAACTGGACAATGCCCAGCGAAGGCTGGGACATGACTAACTTCGGCCTGTTTTCGGGAGATGATGACCTCGGTGGCGCTGTTGCACGACGGCTTTATGAGAAGGTCGAGGAGCTTCGAGGCAAGAAGCTCGTAATTTCAGAATGCGGTCATGGTTACAGATCAACTCGCTGCGAGGGGCAGAACTGGGGCGGTGTCGACATCAACTTTGAAATGGAGAGTTCAGTCATCACAATGCTCCGCTATATCAGAGACGGCAGGATCAAAGTAGATAAAAGCAAGAACAAGACACCGGTGACCTTCCACGACTCCTGCAACAATGCGCGAAGCTGCGGCCTGTATGAGGAACCCAGAGAACTTCTTCAGCTCGTCTGCGAAGACTTCAGGGAGATGTACCCCAACCGTTCGGAAAACTACTGCTGTACGGGCGGCGGTGGTGCAATGTCGATGTCGGAATATACTCCGCGCAGGTTGAAGTCCGCGAAGATTAAGGCTGATCAGCTCACGGCAACTGGAGCCGAGATCGTTGTCACATCGTGTCACAATTGCGTCGACGGCCTGAACGACCTGATCAAGCACTACAAGCTTGGGATGCCGGTCACACAGCTCGTCAATCTGGTAGCCAATGCACTCGTGATCGAGAAGAAGGTCGTGGAAGTTGTGCCGGAGATTCCCGAAGTTGCCGAGGTTGGTGACCTCGCCGGATACAAGATTCTCGTCACCGACGATGAGCCCGATTTTGTCATTTTCGCATCAGCAATATTAGAAGATAATGGCGCCACGGTGCTGCAGGCTCACAGCGGAGATGAAGCAGTCGAGATCGCTCGTAGAGAAATGCCGGACCTAATGACGCTCGACCTCTCGATGCCGGGCATGTCGGGGTCGGATGTATTTGAGGTAATGCGCAATGACCCAGAGCTGAAATCGATACCTGTCTGCATAATCACCGGACAGCCGGAACTCCGTAAGCTTATCTATGACCGCCATGTTCAGCCACCGGATGGTTATGTAGATAAGCCGATAAATGAAGAACATCTGCTTTTGAGCGTGAGGAGAATACTGGAGCTTGCTCACGAGAAGAAGGTCTCCGGCAAGAAGAAGTGA
- a CDS encoding macro domain-containing protein: MTNRTSVDQRTDLRGDSDMSDTLQVKNSTLRLMKADITDIEIESFVYYAQHDLALGSGFGTAISMRGGPTVQQELKALGTLETTEAVVTAAGDMKATYIIHAVGPRFQEEDLEEKLRKTIKNALQKAEDRKIKAIAFPAMGAGFYGVPLDVSARITIKTIASYLNGETGIRDVVICLNDMREYRPFQSELASSGNA, from the coding sequence ATGACGAATCGAACAAGCGTTGATCAGCGGACAGACTTGAGAGGAGATTCAGATATGTCGGACACGCTTCAAGTGAAGAACAGCACCTTGCGTCTGATGAAGGCCGATATAACCGACATCGAGATTGAGTCATTTGTGTACTACGCCCAGCATGATTTGGCTCTCGGATCGGGTTTCGGCACTGCAATAAGCATGAGAGGCGGACCGACAGTCCAGCAGGAGCTGAAAGCACTTGGTACGCTAGAAACCACTGAGGCTGTCGTTACTGCCGCAGGTGATATGAAAGCCACGTACATCATTCACGCGGTCGGTCCGAGATTCCAGGAAGAGGATCTGGAGGAGAAACTCAGGAAGACAATAAAAAACGCACTCCAGAAGGCAGAGGATAGGAAAATCAAGGCTATCGCATTCCCTGCTATGGGTGCAGGCTTCTACGGAGTTCCGCTTGATGTCAGCGCCAGAATCACTATCAAGACAATCGCATCCTATCTGAATGGCGAGACAGGAATTCGTGACGTTGTGATATGCCTTAATGATATGAGGGAGTACAGACCATTTCAGTCAGAACTCGCATCGTCAGGCAACGCATAA
- a CDS encoding helix-turn-helix domain-containing protein, with protein MAEDYYTTTEASKLLSVSPDTVLKWVRAGKIDSYRTPGGHARIPKAAVVSLLPERVPAEHAVVVPDADAAFKYCWDFYACDGEIEDQCHKCVAYRSRARRCYEMRDIPEQFGHLKLHCETDCKECEYYRTMAHHGTSAMIVSRNKNLARLLSGASDEELTIKFASSEYECAALIEQFRPDYAIIDCSFGAARTRDICHHLTDDERIPLMRIILTSRNAKMKDYCDSEVFGWIIKPFTLRQLKDLIEGPAKLPNGDA; from the coding sequence ATGGCAGAAGACTATTATACAACGACCGAAGCATCGAAACTCCTCTCGGTTTCTCCCGACACCGTATTGAAATGGGTACGTGCCGGCAAAATCGATTCCTATCGAACTCCCGGGGGACATGCGCGAATTCCAAAAGCTGCGGTGGTATCGCTCCTTCCGGAACGAGTTCCCGCTGAGCACGCAGTTGTCGTCCCGGATGCAGATGCAGCATTCAAGTACTGCTGGGATTTTTATGCCTGCGATGGTGAGATCGAAGATCAGTGTCACAAATGTGTCGCCTACCGTAGCCGTGCGCGCCGCTGCTACGAGATGAGGGATATTCCTGAACAGTTTGGTCACCTCAAGCTGCACTGCGAGACGGACTGCAAGGAGTGCGAGTATTACAGGACAATGGCGCACCACGGCACAAGCGCGATGATCGTGAGCCGCAACAAGAATCTGGCGAGACTATTGTCAGGAGCCAGTGATGAAGAGCTGACGATCAAGTTCGCATCCAGTGAGTACGAATGCGCGGCGCTGATCGAACAATTCAGACCTGACTATGCTATAATAGACTGCTCATTTGGTGCGGCCCGCACAAGAGACATCTGTCATCATCTGACCGATGATGAGCGAATCCCGTTGATGCGAATTATCCTAACCTCCAGGAACGCAAAGATGAAAGACTATTGTGACAGTGAAGTATTTGGATGGATAATCAAGCCTTTCACGCTCAGACAATTGAAGGACTTGATAGAAGGACCAGCTAAACTACCGAACGGAGACGCCTGA
- a CDS encoding helix-turn-helix domain-containing GNAT family N-acetyltransferase: protein MDVLGQLGPLGFASRLRRLGERLQRDASLIYKAQSIDFEGRWFPVLYVLKDRSYLSVTAIAAAIGLTHPAVNQIAEKMASHGLISSLKDSDDERRRLIVLTDKGVALAGTLQPIWRDIEEATREVVSIRSGDAIEALNKIERSLDEKSMLDRVMSRTRKRQFDSVTIVDYRPNYKRYFKSLNYEWLKEHFEIEQQDEKILSDPNGEIIKNGGAVIFALLDGEVVGTAALIKRSKTIFELSKMAVVEVARRKQVGRKLVLDIISRAKNAGAKSLILFTSPKLLAAIALYRSVGFGLTEDPGVPLPKYKRKTIAMRLTITKKT from the coding sequence ATGGATGTTCTTGGGCAACTCGGACCACTCGGCTTCGCCAGCCGCCTGCGGCGACTCGGAGAGCGGCTTCAGAGAGATGCCTCGCTCATTTATAAGGCGCAATCGATTGACTTTGAGGGCAGGTGGTTCCCCGTGCTATATGTCCTGAAAGACAGATCATATTTATCAGTGACAGCTATCGCGGCGGCAATCGGCCTCACCCATCCGGCAGTGAATCAGATCGCAGAGAAAATGGCATCACACGGCCTGATATCATCGTTAAAGGACTCCGATGACGAGCGGCGACGACTGATTGTACTCACGGATAAAGGGGTTGCGCTGGCGGGCACTCTGCAGCCAATCTGGCGTGATATAGAGGAGGCTACCCGGGAAGTTGTCAGCATCAGAAGCGGTGATGCTATCGAGGCGTTGAACAAGATTGAACGCTCGCTCGACGAGAAAAGCATGTTGGATCGCGTGATGAGCAGAACCAGAAAACGGCAGTTCGATTCGGTTACTATTGTGGATTATAGACCGAATTACAAGCGGTATTTCAAGTCGCTGAACTATGAGTGGTTGAAAGAGCATTTCGAAATCGAACAGCAGGATGAGAAGATTCTCTCTGATCCCAATGGAGAGATCATCAAGAATGGCGGGGCAGTGATTTTTGCTCTTCTCGACGGCGAGGTTGTCGGTACTGCTGCTCTGATAAAACGCAGCAAAACGATTTTTGAGCTGTCGAAAATGGCAGTCGTCGAAGTGGCTCGCCGAAAGCAGGTGGGCAGGAAGTTGGTTCTCGATATCATCTCACGAGCGAAGAATGCAGGCGCAAAGTCGCTGATACTCTTCACAAGTCCGAAGCTGCTGGCTGCGATTGCACTGTATAGATCAGTCGGATTCGGGCTGACAGAGGATCCAGGTGTGCCGCTGCCAAAATACAAACGCAAGACTATTGCTATGCGACTCACAATCACGAAGAAGACGTAG
- a CDS encoding RNA methyltransferase, whose amino-acid sequence MKKTIIEHLTEFVTESRMARIDSVLADRTRYVTVVLEDICNAHNASAVIRSCECFGAQDVHIIDNENEYSVNPCVTQGSAEWIDIIRYHKPGAINSETCLKRLKTSGYRLVATTLDEHDCVLDDLPIDRPLAIMFGNEENGLTDYAMKQADMRMIIPMFGFTQSFNLSVSAALTLHSIVPRLHDSEIDWHLSEGEILDLKYRWMKRIVRRSDLLERRFLESLENS is encoded by the coding sequence ATGAAGAAAACGATTATAGAGCACCTAACCGAGTTTGTAACAGAGAGTCGGATGGCTCGAATAGACTCTGTGCTCGCGGACCGCACTCGATATGTAACGGTTGTGCTCGAAGATATCTGCAATGCTCACAATGCGAGCGCCGTGATTCGCAGTTGTGAGTGTTTCGGAGCACAGGATGTTCATATAATTGATAATGAGAACGAGTATTCTGTCAATCCGTGTGTCACCCAGGGATCGGCGGAGTGGATCGATATCATCCGCTATCACAAGCCGGGCGCAATCAACAGCGAAACTTGTTTAAAGAGATTGAAAACTTCCGGCTACAGGCTGGTGGCGACTACTCTCGATGAACATGACTGCGTTCTCGATGATCTGCCCATCGACAGACCGCTTGCGATTATGTTTGGCAACGAGGAGAATGGACTGACCGACTATGCCATGAAGCAAGCGGATATGCGCATGATCATCCCAATGTTCGGATTCACGCAGAGTTTCAATCTATCCGTGAGCGCGGCGTTGACGCTGCACAGCATAGTACCGAGACTACACGATTCTGAGATAGATTGGCATTTGTCTGAGGGCGAAATCCTGGACTTGAAGTACCGCTGGATGAAACGCATAGTCCGCCGCAGCGATCTGCTCGAACGGCGATTTCTTGAATCTCTCGAGAATAGCTGA
- a CDS encoding TldD/PmbA family protein: MGADYADIRFVRVETENIQVKNFTVDSITRNINQGFGIRVIADGAWGFAASSTLKAANFRKVANRALQVAKASAMTKKLDVRLAGGEIYTDHFETPFEIDPFKVKLDKKLKLLLAINEILKKDAKIHTAESSMAFYKTNKIFASTEGSYIEQDLLETGAGYVAMAVEGSETQKRSFPTSFGGDFGTAGYELVENMQLVENAERVREEAIALLTAPPMPKGEADIIIGSSQMALQIHESCGHPTELDRVLGTEISLAGGSFMTIDQLNKLKYGSDIVNINADATISGALGTFGYDDEGVKAQHAPIVKDGLFVGYLTSRETAPVVNQRSNGTMRADGWSAIPLIRMTNINLDPGKVDLDDLIADTEGGYMLETNKSWSIDDKRLNFQFGLEAAWKIENGKKGQLYKNPLYTGMTPKFWNSCDAICNRDHWHVWGIPNCGKGEPMQTAHVAHGASPARFRNIEVGVSK; the protein is encoded by the coding sequence ATGGGTGCGGACTATGCCGATATTCGATTTGTCAGAGTCGAAACCGAGAATATCCAGGTTAAGAATTTCACCGTAGACTCAATCACGCGCAATATCAATCAGGGTTTTGGAATCCGGGTGATTGCCGATGGTGCCTGGGGATTCGCAGCGAGTTCGACTCTCAAAGCCGCGAATTTTCGCAAAGTCGCTAACCGTGCGTTGCAGGTTGCCAAGGCCTCTGCCATGACCAAAAAGCTGGATGTCAGGTTGGCTGGTGGAGAAATCTACACCGATCACTTCGAGACGCCATTTGAGATCGATCCATTCAAGGTTAAACTTGACAAGAAGCTGAAGCTATTGCTGGCGATCAACGAAATCCTGAAGAAGGACGCCAAGATTCACACTGCCGAGAGTTCGATGGCTTTCTATAAGACGAACAAGATTTTCGCATCGACCGAGGGATCGTATATCGAGCAGGATCTCCTTGAGACCGGTGCTGGATATGTCGCGATGGCTGTCGAGGGGAGCGAGACTCAAAAGCGATCCTTTCCCACTTCATTTGGCGGGGATTTCGGAACGGCAGGATACGAACTCGTCGAGAATATGCAACTCGTCGAAAACGCAGAGAGAGTCCGCGAAGAGGCTATCGCATTACTGACCGCGCCTCCGATGCCGAAAGGTGAGGCGGACATCATCATCGGAAGTTCCCAGATGGCGCTACAGATTCACGAGTCCTGCGGTCATCCGACCGAACTTGACAGAGTGCTCGGTACGGAGATATCCCTTGCCGGTGGGTCGTTCATGACCATCGATCAGCTTAACAAGCTGAAATATGGTTCGGATATCGTGAACATCAACGCCGATGCCACCATCTCGGGAGCACTCGGGACGTTTGGCTATGATGATGAAGGCGTGAAGGCTCAACATGCTCCGATCGTGAAAGATGGCCTTTTCGTCGGCTACCTTACTTCTCGCGAGACCGCTCCGGTCGTTAATCAGCGCTCTAACGGTACTATGAGAGCAGATGGTTGGAGCGCGATTCCATTGATCCGGATGACCAATATCAACCTCGATCCCGGGAAAGTGGATCTCGATGATCTGATTGCGGACACCGAGGGGGGATACATGCTCGAGACGAATAAGAGCTGGTCCATTGATGACAAACGTCTCAATTTCCAATTCGGGCTTGAAGCTGCCTGGAAAATCGAGAACGGCAAGAAGGGGCAGTTGTACAAGAACCCGCTCTATACCGGCATGACTCCGAAATTCTGGAATTCATGCGATGCTATTTGCAACAGGGATCATTGGCACGTCTGGGGTATCCCGAATTGCGGAAAAGGTGAGCCGATGCAGACAGCTCATGTAGCGCACGGTGCTTCACCTGCAAGATTCAGAAATATTGAAGTGGGGGTGAGCAAATGA
- a CDS encoding TldD/PmbA family protein: MIGQDKIFTTLEKVMVSTKADETEAVFVGGTSGLTRYANSFIHQNVAVENTKVTFRVAIGNKIGTAACNSFVLTDLKKALRSAYEIAKQQKPNNDFKGFARPASYAELETFDQKTSKFTPKQRATKLKRVFAKGARYNYDMAGALSTEDGEIAVLNSHGVRCYQPHTTASINIIATGEDSSGYASGLSSKIEDLDIPALATTAVTKCRKSKHPKDIKPGEYEVILEPAALGELFEWLNFVAFGSKAFEENTSFLAGRIGEKVMGENVSITDDAFDPGNPGIAFDFEGVPKKKVDLVLKGVAKGVVYNLISASRAGIQSTGHGLPAEYASEGSMPSNIRLSAGDSTLDEMISQVEDGLLVTRFHYINGFLDPRVALMTGMTRDGLFRIKKGKLRGGVKNLRFTDSMMDVFSNVLGASSERKAVGSWWGSVASMYMPTMRIGKFKFTGKTDF; encoded by the coding sequence ATGATAGGACAGGACAAGATATTCACGACGTTAGAGAAGGTGATGGTTTCTACTAAGGCCGACGAGACTGAGGCTGTCTTCGTCGGTGGTACATCGGGTTTAACGCGATACGCAAATTCATTCATCCATCAGAACGTCGCAGTGGAAAATACCAAAGTGACATTCAGGGTCGCGATTGGCAACAAGATCGGTACGGCAGCATGCAATTCATTCGTGCTGACCGATTTAAAGAAGGCGCTTCGCTCTGCCTATGAGATCGCCAAGCAGCAGAAGCCTAACAACGATTTCAAGGGCTTCGCCAGGCCGGCGAGTTATGCCGAACTTGAGACATTCGATCAAAAGACCTCTAAGTTCACTCCGAAGCAGCGTGCAACCAAGCTGAAGAGAGTTTTTGCGAAGGGCGCCAGGTACAATTATGACATGGCGGGTGCGCTGTCGACCGAGGATGGCGAGATCGCAGTTCTGAATTCACATGGCGTTCGTTGTTACCAGCCGCACACGACTGCCTCGATCAATATCATAGCTACCGGTGAGGATTCATCCGGATATGCGTCGGGGCTATCGTCGAAAATCGAGGACCTTGATATTCCAGCGTTGGCAACAACGGCCGTGACTAAGTGTCGGAAGTCAAAGCACCCGAAGGACATCAAGCCGGGCGAGTATGAGGTAATCCTCGAGCCGGCAGCGCTCGGTGAGCTGTTTGAGTGGCTCAACTTTGTCGCATTTGGGTCTAAGGCTTTCGAGGAGAATACTTCGTTCCTTGCTGGCCGCATCGGCGAAAAAGTGATGGGAGAGAATGTCTCGATCACGGATGACGCATTCGATCCGGGAAATCCGGGAATCGCCTTCGATTTTGAGGGTGTGCCGAAAAAGAAGGTAGACTTAGTTCTGAAAGGCGTAGCCAAGGGAGTCGTGTACAATCTGATTTCTGCAAGCCGCGCGGGCATACAATCCACCGGTCATGGGCTGCCTGCGGAGTATGCTTCCGAAGGTTCTATGCCATCGAATATTCGTCTATCTGCGGGAGATTCAACGCTTGACGAAATGATCAGCCAGGTGGAAGATGGCCTTCTTGTGACGAGATTTCACTACATAAACGGCTTTCTCGATCCACGCGTTGCGCTGATGACCGGAATGACGCGGGATGGCCTATTCCGGATCAAGAAAGGCAAACTTCGCGGCGGTGTGAAGAACCTGCGATTCACAGACAGCATGATGGATGTTTTTTCCAATGTATTAGGCGCAAGTTCGGAGCGAAAAGCTGTGGGTTCATGGTGGGGGTCGGTAGCGTCTATGTATATGCCAACCATGAGGATAGGGAAATTCAAGTTCACAGGGAAAACCGATTTTTGA